A window from Triticum aestivum cultivar Chinese Spring chromosome 6D, IWGSC CS RefSeq v2.1, whole genome shotgun sequence encodes these proteins:
- the LOC123144933 gene encoding transcription factor LAF1, translating into MAIKLPPTAPLWKRQNAPPSPSQGLNPKPLPPPLPPVDLSEVSCRAAPVVRLQASKAMGCKACDKPRPSYRKGLWSPEEDQKLRDYILRHGHGCWSALPAKAGLQRNGKSCRLRWINYLRPGLKHGMFSPEEEETVMSLHAALGNKWSRIARHLPGRTDNEVKNYWNSYLKKRVEGGKEAPGSPAPPAANSAAESDGSQSPSQGEVSTAQERAGRPSNSGSSEPPHESSSADSSCLTVTEPPACRAHAPVIPKVMFADWLNMDYIGGQVAAAAPGPEAAGVVGAGGGDHRQVMSQGSAQVDGPPGVEDPLHGGFGDNGTCWEFLEQFDSMDQMQAGGGFCDLLSMTEFFGLN; encoded by the exons ATGGCTATAAAACTCCCACCTACTGCTCCCCTCTGGAAACGCCAGAACGCTCCTCCATCTCCATCCCAAGGCTTGAACCCGAAgcctctgccgccgccgctgcctcctgtaGACCTCTCTGAGGTTTCGTGCCGCGCTGCGCCGGTCGTCCGCCTGCAAGCAAGCAAAGCAATGGGGTGTAAGGCGTGCGACAAGCCCAGACCGAGCTACCGGAAGGGGctgtggtcgccggaggaggaccaGAAGCTCCGCGATTACATTCTCCGGCACGGCCACGGCTGCTGGAGCGCCCTTCCCGCCAAAGCCG GGCTCCAGCGGAACGGCAAGAGCTGCAGGCTGCGGTGGATCAACTACCTGCGGCCGGGGCTGAAGCACGGCATgttctcgccggaggaggaggagacggtTATGAGCCTCCACGCCGCCCTCGGCAACAA GTGGTCGAGGATCGCACGGCATTTACCGGGGAGGACCGACAACGAGGTGAAGAACTACTGGAACTCGTACCTCAAGAAGAGGGTCGAGGGCGGCAAGGAGGCGCCCGGCTCGCCCGCACCGCCGGCGGCGAACTCCGCCGCGGAGTCAGACGGGTCCCAGAGCCCGAGCCAAGGGGAAGTCAGTACGGCGCAGGAACGGGCCGGCCGGCCGTCGAACTCCGGCTCGTCGGAGCCGCCGCACGAGTCGTCGTCGGCCGACTCGAGCTGTCTGACCGTGACCGAGCCTCCCGCCTGCAGGGCCCACGCGCCCGTGATTCCCAAGGTGATGTTCGCAGATTGGCTCAACATGGACTACATCGGTggccaggtggcggcggcggcacctGGCCCGGAAGCCGCGGGGGTGGTTGGTGCAGGAGGCGGCGATCATCGTCAGGTGATGAGCCAGGGGTCCGCGCAGGTCGATGGGCCACCTGGCGTGGAGGATCCCCTGCACGGCGGCTTCGGCGACAACGGCACCTGCTGGGAGTTCCTGGAGCAGTTCGACAGCATGGATCAGATGCAGGCCGGCGGCGGGTTCTGCGACCTGCTCTCCATGACCGAGTTCTTCGGCCTCAACTAG